GCTCGATTCTTTAAGCCTTTATGTGATGGGCATGAACGGTGCCATATGGCACAGCCACGAATTCTGATCCTGGGCGCACCCGGGGCAGGGAAGGGGACTCAGAGTGCAAAGATCATCGAGGAGTTCGACGTCGACCACATCACCACCGGTGACGCGCTTCGGAACAACAAGGAGATGGACATCTCCGATATGGACACCGAGTACGACACGCCGGGTGAATACATGGATCAGGGCGAACTCGTCCCCGACGAGGTCGTCAACGCCATCGTCGACGAGGCACTCACTCAGGCCGACGGCTTCGTCCTCGACGGCTATCCGCGTAACTTAGAGCAGGCCGAAGAACTCGAGGGCATGACCGATCTGGACCTTGCACTCTACCTCGAGGTCGGCGAAGAGGAACTCGTCCACCGACTGACGGGCCGCCGGATGGACCCCGAGACGGGCGACATCTACCACGTCGAGTACAACCCACCGGAGGACCCCGAAGTCGAAGAACGACTCGTCCAGCGCGACGACGACACCGAAGAAACTGTCCGCGAACGACTGTCGGTCTTCCACGAGAACACCGAGCCGGTCATCGAGTATTACGACGAGCAGGGTGACTTAGAGCGTGTTGACGGTGAACAGGCACCCGACGAGGTCTGGGAGGACGTGAAGGCGACGATCGAAGACGCAGCGTAACTGATCAGGTGTTTTTTACCTCGAGTTCGTGAACGGCGACGTTCAGGTACGTAATATCCGGTGGAAATACCGGCCCTTCAGGGTAGATATTGGGTTCGAATCCCTCGAGTTTTTCGTCATATTCGAATTCGATGTTTCCACCACCATGTTGTGTCCACAGTGAAGACGAAACGATAGAGCCGTCAAAATCAGCATTCGAATCGATACAGACTTGATACCCACATGATGTATCGCTGAAGTCCTCATCGCTTGGTGCGTAAATCACACCTTCGTAGTAAGCACCACCGTTTCCAGAACTGCCAGTACTGCCCTCATTCCCTGAACTGCCAGTACTGCTCTCATTCCCTGAACTGCCAGTACTGCCCTCATTCCCTGAACTGCCAGTACTGCCCTCATTCCCAGAATTACCGGGATTGTCTTCAGAATTACCGGGGCTAGCGGCTGCTACTACTCTACTGTTCCAACTTCCGCTTCCAGAACTACTACCTCTGTTCGATTGTCCGATCCTAACAGAAGTTTGGGGTGTACCATATAGTTGCAGTTGGGCAGCATTCACATCAACATTTGGCTCACAGGGGCTAACACACATATCCCCACGAACGTCGACATCACCTGTCGTATAGATTTTCAGAGCACGATCTGGACCCGACCCAGTCGACCAGTTTTTGACTTCGAGCGTACCATCCACAGAGGTATTACCATCAACGACAACAGTCGCATTTCCGTTACGCAAATCAAACGTGGCAGTATTGTCAACATCTATTTCATCAACCAAGTACGTGCCTTTCGTATACGTATATCCACCATTGATTGCACTAACACTATCATTCCAGTCATCACTAGAATCCGCCTGTTCGACAAGTGATCCAATCAACCCACCAATCTGTGTCATTCCCTCTACAATATTTATTTCATCATCGTCAATATGGTCGCCATTGTCCTCGATTGTGCCTGACACTGTGACACCAGTATCGAACGCTGCGTCGATATCTGTTCTTCCGAGCTCAACTTTCACATAGTTTTCACTAGTGTTATATTCGGTAACTGCTGCGTCTTCTACTTCATCTTCGAAATATAACTTCCAACCGCGATGGTATTTACTAGTAATTTCGAGTGTGACCGTGTCGTTCTCGACGAACGGCTCAGGTGGACCTGAATTGGATGTGTTTTTATAGCCAATAGTTACTTCGCCTGAACTAAGTTCTTTATCGCCAGTGATTTTAGTCACAGGCAACCAGAGTGTCTGGTCATCAGAATTGTAGGAGAACGACGGTTGCGATATCATACGAGTCTGATTACCGGTCTCGCGCCAGACAGCGCCAGCCTGATAAGCGACGATACTGCCATCATCGCCCTCGTACTCAATCGATCCCATTGTAAGATTCTCTATTTCAGTACTGCTTCTCTTGATTACAATGTTCCCCGACGCAGTTCGTGTGACTGCACCACTGCCAGCGACGTCGAATGTGATCGCTCGCGACGCATCTTGGTCTGCCGAGACGGTCGACATCTGTTGACTCAATTCGATAAACGACTGTTCGATCCGCTCGTTTTTCGACTGTTGTTCGGCGTTGTCCATCATGTTGCCGCCAACGAGCAACAGCCCGACGCTGACGGCAGCGACCATCCCGATCAGCAACACGAGCCCGAGCAGTGCGGCTTGTCCGCGGTCCGACGGACGAACGGCTCCGCCATTACGTCGTGGTCCCATTTATACAGTCAACTAATTCGGGAATCCTTATAATAACTTGTTCGACCGATTAGACAGTTCGTCCCCGCTGTATGTCGGGTGTACAAACAATCACTATCGGTCGAAACGATATTGCGATGTATCGCCGCTGCTATCCTCGCATGCCGCGACTGGCTGCCGACCGTGACGATCCAGTTGCCGAATCACTGGGATCGAATATCTCCTAACTAACCTATCTCGTAGTCGCGACACGGGTCGAACGCGAACTACCGAAGAAAAACACTTGTATATCGGACGTACCCTAGACCAAGCAGATGACGCGTACAGCCGAGAAGATCGACGCCCTCGTCCGTGAGGATTCCTCGATGGCGGATGCACTCGAGGCGATCCGCGAGGCAGCCGACAGGAACGGCGGCGAGGTCCAGTGGGCCGACGTCAGCGACGAGCTGACGAGCGGTCAGTGGGGGCGGCTGATCGAGAAAGGCGTATTAGTCGACGGCGACGAGGGGTTTGAGATCGCCGATCGCGAGGCCTACGATCGGGCACTCGATGGAAACGGTGACGGTGGCGGTGGCGGTGCCGTGGCCAGTGCCGACGTCGATATCGACGATGAGGAGTCGAGCTGGTCGCAGTGGGACAAGATAGCCGGTATCGGTGCGCTCCTGTTGATGCCCGGGTACTGGTTCGATTCGATCCGGAACGTCGTGGGCGGGACGATCGATATCGTCCTCGGACCGCTCGATGCGGCGTTGCCCTTCTATGCCGTGATCCTCTCCGTGGCACTGATCACTGGCCTGTACTCGTCGCTGCTACAGGCGAACCTGATGAACACGGAGGTCATGGGGAAATATCAAGAGCGGATGAAAGCCGTCCAGAAGGAGCAAAAAGACCTCCGCAAGCGCAAGAAAGAAGCCGAGGAACGCGGCGCGAGCGAGGCCGAAATCGAACGCCTCGAGAACGAACTCGAGCAGGTCCGCGAAGAGCAGATGGAGGCCATGGCGGACAACCTCGGGATGTTCAAAGAGCAGTTCCGCCCGATGGTCTGGATCATGCTGTTGACGATCCCGCTGTTCCTCTGGATGTACTGGAAGATCCAGTCGGTCGGCCTCAGCGGCGCGGAAGCGACTGCTATCTTGCCGCTCGTCGGCGAGACCAACTGGCAGGCTGGTCTGGTCGGACCGATGCCGGCCTGGATCGTCTGGTACTTCCTGTGCTCGATGGGCTTCTCGCAACTGCTGCGCAAGTCACTGAACATCGACATGTCGCCGACGGGCGCCTGACTGCGCCGGCGGTTCGGCTCGACCACCGCGACGTGTCGTCGGTTCGATCGCTTGGAAGCTGTCGTGTGTGACCGCTATCACCGTCGTGCTCGTGGATTCAAAACCCATTTTACCCGTCCGCTCGCAGATCGATTATGTTACTCACCGTCTCCGGCCCGCCGGGCAGCGGGAAGAGCACGACTGCCGAGTTGCTCGCCGACGCCTTCGAGCTCGACCACGTCAGCGGCGGTGACATCTTCCGGGAACTGGCCGACGAACGCGGCTACACCCCCCTCGAGTTCAACAAACTCGCCGAGGAAAACGACGAGATCGATCGCGATCTCGACCGCCGGCTCCGCAAGATTGCCGTCGAAGAAGACGATCTAGTACTCGAGTCCAGACTCGCCGGCTGGCTGGCCGCCGAGCAGGCTGATTTCCGCTTCTGGCTGGACGCGCCACCACAGGTTCGTGGCGAGCGGATCGCCGAACGCGAAGGGAAAGATCCCGCCCGTGCGACCGAGGAAACGACGGCTCGTGAGGCCAGCGAAGCACAGCGCTACGAGGAATACTACGGAATCAACATCCGTGATCTG
The sequence above is a segment of the Natrinema sp. HArc-T2 genome. Coding sequences within it:
- a CDS encoding adenylate kinase gives rise to the protein MAQPRILILGAPGAGKGTQSAKIIEEFDVDHITTGDALRNNKEMDISDMDTEYDTPGEYMDQGELVPDEVVNAIVDEALTQADGFVLDGYPRNLEQAEELEGMTDLDLALYLEVGEEELVHRLTGRRMDPETGDIYHVEYNPPEDPEVEERLVQRDDDTEETVRERLSVFHENTEPVIEYYDEQGDLERVDGEQAPDEVWEDVKATIEDAA
- the cmk gene encoding (d)CMP kinase, with protein sequence MLLTVSGPPGSGKSTTAELLADAFELDHVSGGDIFRELADERGYTPLEFNKLAEENDEIDRDLDRRLRKIAVEEDDLVLESRLAGWLAAEQADFRFWLDAPPQVRGERIAEREGKDPARATEETTAREASEAQRYEEYYGINIRDLTIYDLSVNTARWEPDAVLDMLVTAVERYDADGDEGKTPVDTDYEF
- a CDS encoding DUF106 domain-containing protein; this encodes MTRTAEKIDALVREDSSMADALEAIREAADRNGGEVQWADVSDELTSGQWGRLIEKGVLVDGDEGFEIADREAYDRALDGNGDGGGGGAVASADVDIDDEESSWSQWDKIAGIGALLLMPGYWFDSIRNVVGGTIDIVLGPLDAALPFYAVILSVALITGLYSSLLQANLMNTEVMGKYQERMKAVQKEQKDLRKRKKEAEERGASEAEIERLENELEQVREEQMEAMADNLGMFKEQFRPMVWIMLLTIPLFLWMYWKIQSVGLSGAEATAILPLVGETNWQAGLVGPMPAWIVWYFLCSMGFSQLLRKSLNIDMSPTGA